One Candidatus Krumholzibacteriia bacterium DNA window includes the following coding sequences:
- a CDS encoding DUF2277 domain-containing protein, with protein sequence MFNFEPPASDDEVYNASLQFVRKISGTTKPSKANEIAFNAAVRDIAAIARTLIHSMVTTAPPKNREEEAAKAKARSAERFGG encoded by the coding sequence CTGTTCAACTTTGAGCCGCCCGCCAGCGACGACGAGGTCTACAACGCCTCGCTGCAGTTCGTGCGCAAGATCAGCGGCACCACCAAGCCGTCCAAAGCCAACGAAATCGCATTCAACGCCGCGGTGCGCGACATCGCCGCCATCGCGCGCACCCTCATCCACAGCATGGTCACCACCGCACCACCGAAGAACCGCGAAGAAGAAGCCGCCAAGGCAAAGGCCCGCTCGGCGGAACGGTTTGGTGGGTGA